In the genome of Schistocerca piceifrons isolate TAMUIC-IGC-003096 chromosome X, iqSchPice1.1, whole genome shotgun sequence, one region contains:
- the LOC124722393 gene encoding uncharacterized protein LOC124722393 — MPLEGPEVLPLVLLGLRVTPKEEIGASPADLVYGQSLTILGDFVEDVRLPRDTVAPTLAERLRTHMASLQAHAPMCHGTGKIFVHTDLQRCTHRRTTHFFDPAEDLITDDTPSASGQTEPAPGAAGDAQLQPGVIAPPCACPTTTTGAPVTPTAATSGLRHARQPPHLIQMAVLHCQRTMTLKPAITCPSRRTPSESGAHEPPSAVETRPPAASAFGR, encoded by the exons GGCCAGAGGTGCTTccactggtgctgctcggcctgcgagTCACGCCGAAGGAGGAGATCGGCGCGTCACCTGCCGACCTCGTTTACGGGCAATCTCTGACAATCCTGGGCGATTTTGTCGAAGATGTAAGACTCCCACGTGACACCGTGGCACCCACTCTGGCAGAACGTCTGCGCACTCACATGGCCAGCCTCCAAGCGCACGCACCGATGTGCCACGGCACTGGGAAAATTTTCGTCCACACCGACCTGCAGCGCTGCACGCACCGACGCA CCACGCATTTCTTCGACCCGGCAGAAGATCTGATCACGGACGACACTCCCTCTGCCAGCGGTCAGACGGAACCCGCACCCGGAGCCGCCGGTGACGCACAGCTGCAGCCTGGTGTCATCGCGCCGCCATGTGCATGTCCCACCACCACCACAGGCGCACCGGTCACCCCCACTGCAGCCACCAGCGGACTACGTCATGCGCGCCAGCCGCCGCATCTGATTCAAATGGCCGTGCTGCATTGCCAGCGCACCATGACACTCAAACCGGCAATCACGTGCCCGAGCCGCCGAACGCCGTCAGAATCCGGCGCCCACGAGCCGCCGTCTGCTGTAGAGACCCGGCCTCCAGCTGCAAGTGCCTTCGGCCGGTGA